Within Lolium rigidum isolate FL_2022 chromosome 5, APGP_CSIRO_Lrig_0.1, whole genome shotgun sequence, the genomic segment TAGCGCCATGTACGACGCGTGCATGCTCCGCTACTCGAGCTTCAACTTCTTTGGTGATGAGGTCACCTATGGCATTGACCCCTACAGTATCATCTTTCGGTCCTATCCGTATGCCACGGACATGGATACTATGGTCGAGGCGCGTTCCCCGCTGATGGAAGAGCTCATGGAAAGGGCCGGTGACCTGTCACCGCGGATGCACTACCTCAGCCTACCGTACAATGACTCGCTGCTGGGCACGGACGTGATATCCGGGCTGGCTCAGTGCACAAGGGACCTGGCGCCAAGCGAGTGCAACAGGTGTATTTCAATGTACACTCAATGGGCGTCGGAACTGTTCCCGAACAACAGTGGAGGTGCCATCAAGGGGTACAACTGCTACCTAAGGTACAAGCTCGGTGCGTTGAACATTACCATGCCGCCTCAAAGGACACCGCCAACCCCCATGCCGCGTATAACTGACTCTGAGCTGCCGCCGTCGACGCCTCCAACGCCACCAAGTAAGTCTTCATCATCTTCCATGCTCTATCATAGTTGTATAAAAATATGTAGGCTTGTTGGGGCGACATAATGATAGGTTGATGGTAATCCTAAACCAGGGCTTGTGGTTGGTCTCTCCGTCGGTTCGGCATCCTTCTTGGTCATTCTGGTGCTaggcatcttcatctgcctctttGTATGGCGACGTCGTAACCGGAATAAAATATTTGAAGAGGGTGATGTGTTCGACGATGAGCTGGCAATGGAAGATGACTTCGAGCAAGGAACCGGACCAAAACGATTCCGGTATAGGGACCTCGCTAGTGCAACAGACAACTTCTCTGATGAGCGGAAGCTCGGTGAAGGCGGCTTCGGCTCGGTGTATAGAGGATTCCTAACTGAACAAAACCTTGAGGTTGCAATCAAAAGGGTGTCCAAGGGGTCTAAGCAGGGGAAGAAAGAGTACATCTCGGAGGTGAGGATCATCAGTCGGCTTCGGCACCGGAACCTTGTGCAGCTCATCGGTTGGTGTCATGCTGGAAGTGAGCTGCTCCTAGTTTACGAGCTCATGTCCAATGGCAGCCTTGACACTCATCTACACGACGCAGACAACATCCTACCATGGTCGGTCAGGTTAGTATCATCACCCTCAATCCTACACATTCATACTACTTTATATGCTTGGTGGTGTGTTGGCGATTATAGTGTCTTCACAAGTGCTTGCTATTAATTTCGTGGAACTGTTTTCTCATGCAGATATGAAGTCATACTTCGACTAGGCTCTGCGCTTTTGTACCTGCATCAGGAATGGGAGCAATGTGTTCTGCACCGAGACGTCAAACCAAGCAATATAATGCTAGATGCGTCCTTCAGCACAAAACTCGATGACTTTGGGCTTGCTAGGCTCGTCAACCACGGACGAGGTCCGTACACGACAGGTCTTGCAGGAACTATGGGCTATATGGACCCTGAGTGTATGGTCACTGGGAGGACCAGTGCTGAGTCCGATATTTATAGCTTTGGTGTTGTGCTTCTCGAGATTGCATGTGGTAGGCGACCCGCAGTTGCTCGGGgaggagaacaagaagaagagggcatgatccatctagtgcaatGGGTCTGGGATTCTTGTGAAAGCGGGAGGTTTATTGACACGGCCGATGTACGCCTAAACATGGAGTTTGATGAACGGGAGCTGGGGTGCGTGATGGTGGTCGGTCTCTGGTGCGCGCACCCTGACCACAACATGAGGCCCTCCATGAAGCAGGCTCTCAATGTGCTACGGTTCGAGGCGCCGCTGCCAAAACTTCCAGCAAAAATGCCGGTCGCAACATTCAAGCCAGCATTTGATTCTTTCATTTCTTCTTCTCAATTGACAGGCGGCAGATGACATGCCATGGGGGGACCCTGAGTTTGTTCAATTATTTGGAATTAAacatcactggtagaaaaatggcctttagtcgcggttcgcaactgccattagtcgcggttgcgcaaccgcgactaattaagcgcgactaaaggtccccccttagtcgcggttgcttacgaaccgcgactaaaggcccgtccacgtgggcggctaccgtgcgcctgggcgaaggacctttagtcgcggttggtgtccccaaccgggactaaaggctatttcgtcaatttttttaattcatttggatttctaaatttttttcactccgtttttttttctttttttttctcataatttctcttatttcagttatttgcatagcttagtctctatctctgactacacttatctctagtcaaattacttactcttggtcaaacttcccgctcggtcacccatcctcccactactccacctctagcacgcttaacatccgagttccattccgttcgcatccaagtgcttcgcgcgcatgtatgtgatagtagtatcatatcaatcctattaacatgttgatcgatgtcacatttctttagtgtttgaatttcaaataattcttttaataaacaaaagtaatgatgtaataataatattgaataaataaataaacattaactttttaatttgtattatttttaattttattaattaattttttttttttgccaaacctaaaatctaaaaaattgaaaatctaaaaattgggtaaaaatgatagtaatctttatgcagaatgaaattattaattttaggttttaaaaaattaaaaaaatatataatacttaatttatagaaaaaactaaaatcttcctgcttttgtattttcatttggaattttgagaatctaaaaattagctaaccgggtaaaccctggtgaattcggatgtaactttttcccaggatttttttgatatattatacgttttttttcgacgtcgtatgcaaaagttattgcggttttaccattttttaaactttttttgcaaaaaaagtggaaattcgaatttcttaatttcttcgaaaagtggaaattcgaatttcttaatttctctgaATAGTGGAAACTTCGTGCCATCTCCTGCATCCTCGACTGCTTCGGAAAAGCGAGTGGCTNNNNNNNNNNNNNNNNNNNNNNNNNNNNNNNNNNNNNNNNNNNNNNNNNNNNNNNNNNNNNNNNNNNNNNNNNNNNNNNNNNNNNNNNNNNNNNNNNNNNCGCCACCACCATCCCTTTGTCTAAGTAGGCAAGAGACAAGATCAACAAGATTGCAAGGACTTTCATATGGGCTGGGGACGAAAATGAGCACGCCGCTCAAGAAAAAGCGTTGGTGAATTGGAAGACTGTTTGTAGACCCAAGAATCTTGGTGGACTTGGGATGCCGGATATTGAGAGATCGGGATGTGCTATGCGGCTTCGCCGGCCGTGGCTACAATGGACTGACCTCGACCGTACTTTGGACGCACATTGACTTCAGCGGTAGCCTATTAAATCGATGATGAATATTAGTTCTACTTGGAATAGTAGAAAGCCTATCGTATTACCGAACCCGCCGTTGAATTCTGCATTATTAATTGTTGAGGTAACACTATAGGCTGTGATTAATCATTAAATATTCACCTAAATGATAAGCAATTTTTCTTCATGACATATTTGATCTCTGGCTTCCAGAACAAATATATAATGATACTCCCGAAGTAGAAATTGAGCTCTGTTGTACACTTACTTGCTAGTAGAGTTTGATCTTGCGGATATCTAAAGACTAAAATTAATGGGTTAGTCGTGCTAATCTTGAACCTATTGGCTTAATCTTGGTGAAACTTGTGACATCTGCACATTTAAAAATGTATAGTTTGGTGGTCGATAATTTGACTTGGAAGATACAAAACAAATACGACGATTGTGGTACCTCAGCATTGTTTCTCTTTCTGCAATCTTGTAGAGCATAGATCCTTAGCAAATTCGAAACAACAACTTAAATAATTATATGATGATCTTTTCACCTCTTTAACTTAATTTGTATCGTACACAATCGTCTTCACTTCATTGCTTTCCAAGCGACATATATGCAGATTCTAGAAGCTGACAAATACTTATAGATAACTCTCATACATTTCATCTGCAGTAGCATGAACTGCGACCTTCACGAGCGAAAAAATGTAAATATAATACTTTAACAGTAGAAGAATTGGTCATTTTATCCCAAGTGGTCACCCTCCAAAACAGATATTCACCGAGATTGGATTTATTATCGCCTagttaaggatggcaatgggtagggtatgggcaGGGTCAATACCATATCCATACCTATATAGTCAACCGGTACAAACTTCTAGGTATAAAAATTTACCCATGCCCGGACACTGGcggtacccgtacccattggaTTTCCGGTGAGTACGTTAAATTGTACACAAGTCACTCACAATTTTAAATTTATCGATAAaaaattttattaaaaaaataaattatctcaactcaataacagCTAGCTGAATACATAACAATTAGCAAAATATAATAATCACATTCTCATATCCTAACTCATAAGTAAACAAAAGTAGAAGTGTGACGTAAGGAAATTTACAATAAACGGGCAGAGCCTGGAGATTATATGGCTACTACTCATAAAAGTGTACCCAACACGTCTGCCCGCAACTGCCGGATACAAAAAGAACACTCCGTAGTAAGACTTGGTCCAGGATGAAAATAGGCCGGACGGCTCGAGAGTGAATAGATAGAacatgggtgcatgtgaacccactttttgaaaagttctgtttATGAtatcaaaacatgttttaaaaaacgaaacacaaaatgattttcCAGATGGTCTCAAATAtatgccctggacatgagtttcgtgacgaaaaaaccttttattttgcctcggcaaaAAAATGAAATTTTGCGAGGACTATATAGcgagtatatatgtgacgtattttgtctttttttaattctaaaataaaaaagtggtttctccgtgaaaactttctacgcacacatggaacatgcgtacgtacccagttatttgatatattatacggatgtaactttttcccaggatttttttgatatattatacgttttttttcgacgtcgtatgcaaaagttattgcggttttaccattttttaaactttttttgcaaaaaaagtggaaattcgaatttcttaatttctccgaatagtaggttgcataacatacaagaatctgaaaacaattttttttttgaattttctatcattttcttttgtattttacaaaccaaaaaaaggcgatccacggggggggggggggtgcggggGTGCGTgggggtaaaaaaactcggaaaaacctttagtcgcggttggggacaccaaccgcgactaaagaagtacccttagtcgcggttggtgtccccaacgcgACTGAGATCCTCCGCCGGCCGCATccttccatagccctttagtcgcggttggtgttaccaaccgcgactaaaggagtacccttcgtcgcggatggagcattagtcgcgggttgcctcccgaaccgcgactaaagccccctttagtcgcggttcgaatatttccgggactaatgggggtggacggaagcctctttttctactcttGCATGAAGGAACGAAATTCACTTTCTGTTAAGCTACCCAAATGTAACTATGTGGTATCCCCAACCTAACTGAGCTTGATATTAAATTTGATGTTGGGAAAAAAAAGATAGGGCCCGTTTGGATTGCAGAAATAAATACGAAactgcaaacagagcttggctctggtggttaggtcccttgtggtggaaccagcccacccaggttcaagtcctagacttgacatgggtgtttgcattatcctggatttattccaggatttaaccggcgctatgctttcggtggtaggtgacgtgcccgtcaacggcGAGGCGccggtggtgacttcgtcaacctcaagatatgccggctcggtccctcggaggtgctcataggggtagggtgtgcgtgcgtgcgttcataggggtgtttgtacgtgcgtgtttgtgagcgtctataTTGTGCTTGTGTTCTCAAAAAAGAAATAAATACGAAACTGCCCTTCAGTTAATATTCGATTCCATGAGAATCAGAATTGGAGATAAATTTTGATCAACGTGTATGGATGACCAAATAATTGCACACCTACATTATTATTATTAAAGTCAATTCCATGGCCACTCAGCATGGTATTTTGAGCCCCATTCGATCTAGGACGACCCATTATCGTATCTCGCTATACGGCGACGATGCGGGCATTTTTGTGAATCCCCTTAAGGAGGAACTTCGTGCCATCTCCTGCATCCTCGGCCGCTCCGGAAAAGCGAGTGGCCCGGTGCCCTGGTCACCAACATGACCAAGACGAGAGGTTTTCCCGGTCCACTGTGGCAAGATCGATCTTGTTGATATCCTTGCTCGACTTCCACTGAAAAGATTGCCACCTTCCACTGGAAAGTACCTTGGACTCCCTCTTCACTTTCGAGGTCTTCGCAAGGTGGATGCTGCAACCGCTCATCGACAAGATCGTTGGCAAGGCTGTCGGGGTGGATTGGGAAAAACCATGCGCGTCCGGGCCGAGGTTACCCTCAGAAAGACGGTCCTCATGGCAACGGGGATCTACCACGCCACCACCATCCCTTTGTCTAAGTAGGCAAGAGACAAGATCAACAAGATTGCAAGGACTTTCATATGGGCTGGGGACGAAAATGAGCACGCCGCTCAAGAAAAAGCGTTGGTGAATTGGAAGACTGTTTGTAGACCCAAGAATCTTGGTGGACTTGGGATGCCGGATATTGAGAGATCGGGATGTGCTATGCGGCTTCGCTGGCCGTGGCTACAATGGACTGACCTCGACCGTACTTTGGACGCACATTGACTTCGGCGGTAGCCTATTAAATCGATGATGAATATTAGTTCCTACTGGAATAGTAGAAAGCCTATCGTATTACCGAACCCGCCGTTGAATTCTGCATTATTAATTGTTGAGGTAACACTATAGGCTGTGATTAATCATTAAATATTCACCTAAATGATAAGCAATTTTTCTTCATGACATATTTGATCTACGGCTTCCGGAACAAATATATAATGATACTCCGAAGTAGAAATTGAGCTCTGTTGTACACTTACTTGCTAGTAGAGTTTGATCTTGCGGATATCTAAAGACTAAAATTAATGGGTTAGTCGTGCTAATCTTGAACCTATTGGCTTAATCTTGGTGAAACTTGTGACATCTGCACATTTAAAAATGTATAGTTTGGTGGTCGATAATTTGACTTGGAAGATACAAAACAAATACGACGATTGTGGTACCTCAGCATTGTTGCTCTTTACTGCAATCTTGTAGAGCATAGATCCTTAGCAAATTCGAAACAACAACTTAAATAATTATATGATGATCTTTTCACCTCTTTAACTTAATTTGTATCGTACACAATCGTCTTCACTTCATTGCTTTCCAAGCGAC encodes:
- the LOC124658184 gene encoding L-type lectin-domain containing receptor kinase IX.1-like — its product is MASRCAPLPLLAVVASLCGAAVSEGSELIDSLCSRTGNYTDGSQFKKNLEQLLSTLSSAAASNDWFNTSTVGTEPDKVFGLIMCYADSSTTQCLDCLALAPAGVTTVCRGSRDVSAMYDACMLRYSSFNFFGDEVTYGIDPYSIIFRSYPYATDMDTMVEARSPLMEELMERAGDLSPRMHYLSLPYNDSLLGTDVISGLAQCTRDLAPSECNRCISMYTQWASELFPNNSGGAIKGYNCYLRYKLGALNITMPPQRTPPTPMPRITDSELPPSTPPTPPSKSSSSSMLYHSWLVVGLSVGSASFLVILVLGIFICLFVWRRRNRNKIFEEGDVFDDELAMEDDFEQGTGPKRFRYRDLASATDNFSDERKLGEGGFGSVYRGFLTEQNLEVAIKRVSKGSKQGKKEYISEVRIISRLRHRNLVQLIGWCHAGSELLLVYELMSNGSLDTHLHDADNILPWSVRYEVILRLGSALLYLHQEWEQCVLHRDVKPSNIMLDASFSTKLDDFGLARLVNHGRGPYTTGLAGTMGYMDPECMVTGRTSAESDIYSFGVVLLEIACGRRPAVARGGEQEEEGMIHLVQWVWDSCESGRFIDTADVRLNMEFDERELGCVMVVGLWCAHPDHNMRPSMKQALNVLRFEAPLPKLPAKMPVATFKPAFDSFISSSQLTGGR